From Selenomonas ruminantium AC2024, a single genomic window includes:
- the mutS gene encoding DNA mismatch repair protein MutS: MELTPMMQQYLATKEQHPEAILFFRLGDFYEMFFDDARIVSKELSLTLTSRNGNTDKAPMCGVPYHAAEGYINKLVSRGYKVAIAEQIGDPKAKGLTKREIIKVITPGTVLSESALKDSANNYIALVYEREEQIILAGADISTGECFYGIYGGGSREQMLYDELYRLAMPELLVVGKPSFMASLKEFTDLRLPATSYTMIDEISPAVEDRIIEHFVADVRPSDEGAKEAVATLLDYLHDTVMTDLTHLNQLSFLDASENLVIDTYTLRNLEITRNLRDGGKKDTLLDVLDFTNTAMGSRLLKKWLEYPLLNILPINQRLDAVDELTKDFALRGGLREACKDIHDFERLLTRIEVGTANARDLIALKISLMSLPAIKNKMASVEANVLMNCQQNIHVFDDLVDLLQRSIVEEPGISLRDGGIIKDGYNADLDEYRRIAHDSKSMLQEIEEREKEATGIKSLKIGYNKVFGYYIEVRHSGADLVPDRYIRKQTLANAERYITEELKEFETKILGAQEKIVSIEYNLFTEVREVIKSRLTEIQGTAHEIAIVDVLTSLAEAAVAYNYVRPRMANNGEIDIKDGRHPLVERILTRDLFVPNDTKLNHSTCEIMLITGPNMAGKSTYMRQTALLTLMAQIGSFIPAREATISPVDRIFTRIGASDDLVSGQSTFMVEMNEVAQILKYATKNSLVILDEIGRGTSTFDGMSIARAVIEHIEQKVHAKTLFATHYHELTDLEDDIVKNYCVAVKERGTQVAFLRRIVPGAADKSYGIHVARLAGLPKSVTKRAEDILAELESEAVAAVPAAESVKPAEKQAPASMDMMGSLFANSLSDKLLALDVMTMTPLEAMNELYKLQEQAKREAGQA; the protein is encoded by the coding sequence ATGGAATTAACACCCATGATGCAGCAATATCTGGCCACCAAGGAACAGCATCCCGAGGCCATTCTCTTTTTCCGTTTGGGTGATTTTTACGAAATGTTCTTTGATGATGCCCGCATTGTGTCCAAGGAACTGAGCCTGACGCTTACAAGCCGCAATGGCAATACGGATAAGGCGCCCATGTGCGGCGTGCCCTATCATGCGGCCGAAGGCTATATCAATAAACTCGTGAGCCGCGGCTACAAGGTCGCCATTGCCGAGCAGATTGGCGACCCCAAGGCCAAGGGGCTGACTAAGCGCGAAATCATCAAGGTTATCACGCCGGGCACGGTACTGTCTGAATCCGCGCTCAAGGATTCGGCCAACAACTATATCGCGCTGGTTTACGAGCGGGAGGAACAGATTATCTTAGCCGGCGCCGATATTTCCACCGGGGAATGTTTCTATGGTATCTATGGCGGTGGCAGCCGGGAGCAGATGCTCTACGATGAGCTTTACCGTCTGGCTATGCCGGAGCTTCTGGTGGTGGGCAAGCCCTCCTTTATGGCGAGTCTCAAGGAATTTACGGATTTGCGCCTGCCCGCAACCTCCTATACCATGATTGACGAAATCTCGCCGGCGGTGGAGGACCGGATTATCGAGCATTTCGTCGCTGATGTGCGGCCAAGTGACGAGGGGGCCAAGGAAGCGGTGGCAACCCTTCTCGATTACCTCCATGATACGGTGATGACGGATTTGACGCATCTTAATCAGCTGAGCTTTCTTGATGCTTCGGAAAATCTCGTCATTGACACCTATACCCTGCGGAATCTCGAAATCACGCGCAATCTGCGGGACGGAGGCAAGAAGGATACCCTGCTCGATGTGCTCGATTTCACCAACACCGCCATGGGCAGTCGCCTCCTGAAAAAATGGCTCGAATATCCGCTCTTAAACATCCTGCCCATCAATCAGCGTTTGGATGCAGTGGACGAACTCACGAAGGACTTTGCCCTGCGCGGGGGGCTTAGGGAAGCCTGCAAGGATATTCACGACTTTGAGCGTTTGCTTACACGCATTGAGGTGGGCACGGCTAACGCCCGCGACCTTATCGCCCTTAAAATCTCCTTGATGAGCCTGCCTGCCATTAAGAATAAGATGGCAAGTGTAGAGGCCAATGTGCTGATGAATTGCCAGCAAAATATCCATGTATTTGACGATTTGGTGGATTTACTCCAGCGTTCCATCGTGGAAGAACCAGGCATTTCCCTGCGTGATGGTGGCATCATCAAGGACGGTTACAATGCAGACCTCGACGAATACCGGCGCATTGCCCATGACAGCAAGTCCATGCTGCAGGAAATCGAGGAGCGCGAGAAGGAAGCGACGGGCATCAAGTCGCTCAAAATCGGCTATAACAAGGTCTTTGGCTACTATATCGAAGTGCGCCACAGCGGCGCGGATTTGGTGCCGGATAGATATATCCGCAAGCAGACCTTGGCCAACGCCGAGCGTTATATCACGGAAGAACTCAAGGAGTTTGAAACCAAGATTCTCGGCGCACAGGAAAAGATTGTCAGCATTGAGTACAATCTCTTTACCGAAGTACGCGAGGTCATCAAGAGCCGCCTGACGGAGATTCAGGGCACGGCCCATGAAATCGCCATCGTCGATGTGCTCACGAGTCTCGCCGAAGCCGCTGTCGCCTATAACTATGTGCGGCCTCGCATGGCAAATAACGGCGAAATTGATATCAAGGATGGCCGCCATCCGCTCGTGGAACGGATTCTGACGCGCGACCTCTTTGTGCCCAATGATACGAAACTCAACCATAGCACCTGTGAAATCATGCTGATTACCGGTCCGAACATGGCAGGTAAATCGACCTATATGCGGCAGACCGCGCTCCTTACGCTGATGGCGCAGATTGGCAGCTTTATTCCGGCGCGGGAAGCCACGATTTCGCCGGTGGATAGAATCTTTACCCGTATCGGCGCCAGCGATGACCTCGTCAGCGGGCAGAGTACCTTTATGGTGGAAATGAACGAGGTGGCGCAGATTCTCAAATACGCTACGAAGAACAGTCTCGTCATCCTCGATGAAATCGGCCGCGGCACGAGTACCTTTGACGGTATGAGCATTGCCCGCGCCGTGATTGAACATATCGAGCAGAAGGTTCATGCCAAGACGCTCTTTGCGACGCATTATCATGAACTTACGGATTTAGAAGACGATATCGTGAAGAATTACTGCGTGGCCGTAAAAGAGCGTGGCACGCAGGTGGCCTTCCTGCGGCGCATTGTGCCCGGGGCGGCCGATAAATCCTATGGTATCCATGTGGCGCGGCTCGCAGGTCTGCCTAAGAGCGTGACCAAGCGGGCGGAGGATATTCTCGCTGAACTCGAGTCGGAAGCGGTAGCCGCTGTGCCCGCAGCGGAAAGTGTCAAGCCGGCAGAAAAGCAGGCTCCAGCTTCCATGGATATGATGGGCTCGCTCTTTGCGAACAGCCTGAGCGACAAACTGCTCGCACTCGATGTAATGACCATGACCCCGCTCGAGGCCATGAATGAACTCTATAAACTGCAGGAGCAGGCGAAAAGGGAGGCAGGACAGGCATGA
- the miaB gene encoding tRNA (N6-isopentenyl adenosine(37)-C2)-methylthiotransferase MiaB, translated as MKIINGKAQRYVKFLVYGCQMNVADAERMAGQLADIGYERLADDAPMEDADLLIINTCAVRETAEDKVYGKIGEIKNIKRKNPQLIFGITGCMAQKESDKLIKRAPHIDFVLGTGKVHELNSVVQEIEREHGHVVNTELDAKTAPAIAEDLRVARDGKLSAWIPIMYGCNNFCTYCIVPYVRGRERSRRPEDVVKEVEQAVAQGYKEVTLLGQNVNSYGKDHKLATFAELLKMVDKVEGIKRVRFMTSHPKDLSDEVIEAIATGEHLCEHIHLPVQYGSNHLLKAMNRVYTVESYKELVRKIRARLPQASLTTDLIVGFPGETEDDFAQMLDFLKEIRYDSAYTFIYSKRSGTPAATMDNQVDDDVKKERLNALMAVQNQISLEKNQALLDSVMEVMVEGPSKNDESVWTGHTRTNKIVLFNHQDEQPGDFINVKITHPQTWVLKGIRV; from the coding sequence ATGAAGATAATAAATGGCAAAGCCCAGCGCTATGTCAAATTTTTGGTTTATGGCTGCCAGATGAACGTGGCTGACGCCGAACGCATGGCAGGACAGCTGGCTGATATCGGCTATGAGCGCCTCGCCGATGATGCGCCGATGGAAGATGCGGACCTTCTCATCATCAATACCTGTGCCGTGCGTGAAACGGCGGAGGACAAGGTCTATGGCAAAATCGGGGAAATCAAGAACATCAAGCGCAAGAATCCGCAGCTGATTTTCGGTATCACCGGCTGCATGGCCCAAAAGGAGAGCGATAAGCTCATCAAGCGGGCACCGCATATCGACTTTGTGCTCGGTACGGGCAAGGTGCATGAACTCAACTCAGTCGTGCAGGAAATTGAACGCGAACACGGTCATGTGGTCAATACGGAACTGGATGCCAAGACGGCACCGGCTATCGCCGAAGACCTCCGCGTAGCCCGTGATGGCAAGCTGTCGGCCTGGATTCCCATCATGTATGGCTGCAACAACTTCTGCACCTACTGCATTGTGCCCTATGTGCGCGGCCGTGAGCGTAGCCGCCGTCCCGAAGATGTGGTGAAGGAAGTCGAGCAGGCTGTGGCACAGGGCTATAAGGAAGTCACCTTGCTAGGCCAGAACGTCAACTCTTACGGCAAGGACCATAAGCTTGCGACCTTTGCCGAACTCTTAAAGATGGTGGACAAGGTGGAAGGCATTAAGCGGGTGCGCTTTATGACCTCTCATCCCAAGGATTTGAGCGACGAAGTGATTGAGGCCATTGCCACGGGCGAGCACCTTTGCGAGCATATCCATCTGCCGGTACAGTATGGCAGCAACCATCTCTTGAAGGCGATGAACCGTGTTTATACGGTGGAAAGTTACAAGGAACTCGTGCGCAAAATCCGCGCCCGCTTGCCGCAGGCATCACTTACAACGGACCTTATTGTGGGCTTCCCGGGCGAAACGGAAGACGATTTTGCGCAGATGCTGGATTTCTTAAAGGAAATCCGTTACGATTCGGCCTATACCTTTATCTACTCCAAGCGCAGCGGCACGCCAGCAGCCACCATGGACAATCAGGTGGATGATGATGTGAAGAAGGAACGGCTCAACGCCTTGATGGCCGTGCAGAATCAGATTAGCCTCGAGAAGAATCAGGCGTTACTCGATTCGGTTATGGAAGTTATGGTCGAAGGCCCCAGCAAGAATGATGAATCCGTCTGGACAGGCCATACGAGAACGAATAAAATCGTGCTTTTCAATCATCAGGATGAGCAGCCCGGTGATTTTATCAATGTGAAGATTACGCACCCGCAGACCTGGGTGTTAAAAGGTATTCGTGTGTAA
- a CDS encoding Rqc2 family fibronectin-binding protein, giving the protein MSLDGFSMRPLVQELNNALAGGRIDKITQPNKQSIVLSIRQPGHNQQLHISINSQNPAAHLMAKTLENPPEPPVFCMVLRKQLETGRIAGFRQHGLDRIILMDVDSIAAGGRIVTKTLVMELMGKYSNIILVQDGTIIDALRKIGTNSSRVRTVLPGDKYELPPGQDKLDLFTSPLPEVMERIRNTDSEERLDKAILGACMGFGPVSAKETCFGAGLAPSTRLHELEDVDYESLSAALAEIRDAAQEEHPQPVILMDQNQKILAMASFPLHYLPQAVTLEFPTVSAMLEKASALSGSYVLPDKDRFKKLVKNELHRAENKLVKLDEEIAAAENAEEYKIRGDNLMTYQYQYNDHEDAAITVVNIYSETGEEITIPLDQRFTIIQNMQLCYKKYDKLKRAQELLQVQRQECEAAIAYLESIEASLLASSSLGEIAEIHNELVEGGYLREKLKRKNNDKPSHPFRFTAPDGTQILVGKNNYQNDKLTCKTASFNDTWFHTQNIPGSHVILRNGGEEISEETLLLTAQIAAHFSKAQGSSKVPVDYTEIRYVKKPSGSKPGFVIFTNQKTLYITPDEQELAPILAQDSQ; this is encoded by the coding sequence ATGAGTCTTGACGGCTTTTCCATGCGCCCTTTGGTTCAGGAGCTCAACAACGCCCTGGCCGGCGGCCGCATTGACAAGATAACCCAGCCCAACAAGCAGTCCATCGTGCTGTCCATCCGTCAGCCGGGACATAATCAGCAGCTGCATATCAGCATCAATTCCCAGAATCCTGCCGCCCATCTCATGGCTAAGACTTTAGAAAATCCGCCGGAACCGCCGGTGTTCTGCATGGTGCTCAGAAAACAGCTCGAAACGGGCCGCATTGCCGGTTTCCGCCAGCACGGCCTCGACCGCATCATTCTGATGGATGTGGACTCCATCGCCGCCGGTGGCCGGATTGTCACCAAGACATTGGTCATGGAGCTTATGGGCAAGTACAGCAACATCATCCTCGTTCAGGACGGCACCATCATCGACGCCCTGCGCAAAATCGGCACCAACAGCAGCCGGGTGCGCACGGTGCTGCCCGGTGATAAATATGAACTCCCGCCGGGACAGGACAAGCTGGACTTATTCACGAGCCCCCTGCCGGAGGTCATGGAGCGCATCCGCAATACCGACAGCGAGGAACGGCTCGACAAGGCCATCTTGGGCGCCTGCATGGGCTTTGGCCCGGTTTCGGCCAAGGAAACCTGCTTCGGTGCAGGCCTTGCGCCGAGCACCCGCCTGCACGAGCTCGAAGATGTGGACTATGAATCCCTGTCTGCAGCTTTAGCCGAAATCCGGGATGCCGCCCAGGAGGAACATCCCCAGCCCGTCATCCTGATGGACCAGAACCAGAAAATCCTCGCCATGGCCTCCTTCCCCCTGCACTATCTGCCGCAGGCCGTCACGTTGGAATTTCCCACCGTCAGCGCCATGCTCGAAAAGGCCAGTGCCCTCTCCGGCAGCTATGTGCTGCCGGACAAGGACCGCTTCAAGAAACTCGTGAAAAACGAACTGCACCGGGCCGAAAACAAGCTCGTGAAACTGGATGAGGAAATCGCCGCCGCCGAAAATGCCGAGGAATACAAAATCCGCGGCGATAACCTCATGACCTATCAGTATCAGTACAACGACCACGAGGATGCCGCCATCACGGTAGTCAACATTTACAGCGAAACCGGGGAGGAAATCACCATTCCGCTCGACCAGCGCTTCACCATCATTCAGAACATGCAGCTCTGCTACAAGAAGTACGACAAGCTCAAGCGGGCGCAGGAACTCTTGCAGGTACAGCGTCAAGAATGTGAGGCGGCCATCGCCTATCTCGAAAGCATTGAAGCATCGCTTTTGGCCTCCTCCAGCCTTGGAGAAATCGCCGAAATCCATAACGAGCTCGTAGAAGGCGGCTACCTGCGGGAGAAGCTCAAGCGCAAGAACAACGACAAGCCCTCCCATCCCTTCCGCTTCACGGCGCCCGACGGCACGCAGATTCTCGTGGGCAAGAACAACTACCAGAACGACAAGCTCACCTGCAAGACCGCCAGCTTTAACGACACCTGGTTCCATACGCAGAACATTCCCGGCTCCCATGTCATCCTGCGCAATGGCGGCGAAGAAATCAGCGAAGAGACCCTGCTGCTCACCGCCCAGATAGCGGCGCATTTCAGCAAGGCCCAGGGTTCGTCCAAAGTTCCCGTGGACTACACGGAAATCCGCTACGTGAAAAAGCCCTCCGGCAGCAAGCCCGGCTTCGTCATCTTCACCAATCAAAAAACCCTGTACATCACACCGGACGAGCAGGAGCTGGCGCCGATTTTAGCACAGGATTCTCAATAA
- a CDS encoding metal ABC transporter permease, translated as MEMIYSLMDTLLPFDWAAYTFMKHAFLAILCITPLFGLLSTMVVSNRMAFFSDSLGHGAFTGIAIGVLLGSVSPLFSLIIFSVAFAVFITYIKNKSTASTDTIIGVFSSTAIALGLMIMSRGGGFNKFSSFLIGDVLSITVEDLQGLLVVVAVVLLGWAVLFNRLLVLSINSAFARSRGISTFWVESLFAALLAVVVSVSIQWVGILIINALLVLPAAAARNVTNTVKSYQLLSVAIALTAGISGLLLAYYCNMAAGATIVVLSALIFFVTLLLKSRFAR; from the coding sequence ATGGAAATGATTTACAGTCTGATGGATACGCTCTTGCCCTTTGATTGGGCGGCCTATACCTTTATGAAGCATGCCTTTCTAGCCATTTTGTGCATTACGCCGCTCTTTGGCCTGTTGAGTACCATGGTGGTTTCAAACCGCATGGCCTTCTTTTCCGATTCCTTGGGACATGGTGCCTTTACCGGTATTGCCATCGGCGTGCTGCTCGGTTCGGTGTCGCCGCTGTTTTCTCTGATTATTTTTTCCGTGGCCTTTGCGGTGTTCATCACCTATATCAAGAACAAGAGCACAGCTTCCACGGATACGATTATTGGCGTCTTTTCGTCCACGGCCATTGCCTTGGGCCTTATGATTATGAGCCGGGGCGGGGGCTTTAATAAGTTTTCGTCCTTTCTGATTGGCGATGTGCTGAGCATCACCGTGGAGGATTTGCAGGGGCTGCTCGTCGTGGTGGCCGTCGTGCTCCTTGGCTGGGCGGTACTCTTTAACCGTCTGCTGGTGCTTTCCATTAACTCCGCTTTTGCCCGCAGCCGGGGCATCAGCACCTTCTGGGTCGAGAGTCTCTTTGCGGCACTGCTGGCCGTGGTGGTTTCCGTGAGTATCCAGTGGGTGGGCATTCTGATTATCAATGCCCTGCTGGTCTTGCCCGCGGCAGCGGCCCGCAATGTGACCAATACGGTGAAAAGCTATCAGCTCCTGTCGGTGGCCATTGCCCTGACGGCCGGCATCAGCGGGCTGCTCCTGGCCTACTACTGCAATATGGCTGCCGGTGCTACCATCGTGGTGCTCTCCGCGCTGATTTTCTTTGTGACCCTGCTCTTAAAGTCCCGCTTTGCCCGTTAA
- a CDS encoding metal ABC transporter ATP-binding protein — protein sequence MFRNIMHHKASSCSDCAKLCCTKIENFSVKVGSLTIFEDVNLHLHCGQLTALIGPNGAGKSTLLKAILGEIPHKGNLHYAAADGRRTGQPIIGYVPQYLNFDVSAPISVMDIFLACLTDKPVWLTSGRKLRPRVLKNLARVRAEHLIDRRLGALSGGELQRVLLALALDPLPDLLLLDEPVSGVDQNGLELFYEILAELREQEDMAILLISHDLNMVAKHADQVVLLNKGIVNSGTPEEVFADARTRQIFGLLAGFNQEADK from the coding sequence GTGTTTCGAAATATCATGCACCATAAAGCAAGTTCATGCAGCGACTGTGCCAAGCTCTGCTGCACGAAAATCGAAAATTTCAGTGTCAAGGTGGGCAGCCTGACCATTTTTGAGGATGTGAATCTGCATCTGCATTGCGGCCAGCTGACGGCTTTGATTGGCCCTAATGGTGCCGGCAAGAGCACCCTGCTTAAGGCCATCTTGGGTGAGATTCCCCATAAGGGAAATCTCCATTATGCGGCGGCTGACGGGCGGCGCACAGGGCAGCCGATTATCGGCTATGTGCCCCAGTATCTGAATTTTGATGTGAGCGCGCCCATCAGCGTCATGGATATCTTTCTGGCCTGTCTGACGGATAAGCCCGTGTGGCTGACCTCCGGCCGGAAACTGCGGCCCCGGGTGCTCAAAAATCTGGCGCGGGTCCGGGCGGAACATCTGATTGACCGGCGCTTAGGTGCTCTGTCCGGCGGGGAATTGCAGCGGGTGCTGCTGGCATTGGCGCTTGACCCGCTGCCGGATTTATTGCTGCTTGATGAGCCGGTGTCCGGCGTGGACCAGAATGGTTTGGAACTTTTCTATGAGATACTGGCGGAACTGCGGGAGCAGGAGGACATGGCCATCCTGCTCATCTCCCATGACCTCAATATGGTGGCCAAACACGCCGACCAGGTCGTGCTGTTGAACAAGGGTATTGTCAACAGCGGCACGCCGGAGGAAGTATTTGCCGATGCGCGGACGCGGCAGATTTTTGGCCTGCTGGCAGGATTTAACCAGGAGGCGGATAAATGA
- a CDS encoding sulfate/molybdate ABC transporter ATP-binding protein — MELTVNIEKQLRNFTLQADFSLRDEVFALLGASGCGKSMTLKCIAGLEKPDKGRIVLNGRVLYDSEAGINLKPQQRRVGYLFQNYALFPNMTVAENIAFVAGGSRAEKQRRTAENLARFKLGGLAGAYPHELSGGQQQRAALARILAADNELLLLDEPFSALDSYLKWQLEMELTAVLQDYHGAALLVSHDRGEVYRLANRIAVINQGKMEAVHTKQGLFQSPDTLAATLLTGCKNVSAARRLAADRIYAEDWQLELQVAGQVPENLRYAAIRAHFMEIKPKMQENTFAMDVVNVVEDVFSYLVMLRRQGTEARPLRWELSKEEWRRLKEPAVLYLYFPPEKIMLMER; from the coding sequence ATGGAGCTGACGGTGAATATCGAAAAACAGCTGCGCAATTTCACCCTGCAGGCCGATTTTTCCCTGCGTGATGAGGTGTTCGCCCTGCTGGGGGCTTCGGGCTGCGGCAAGAGCATGACGCTGAAATGTATTGCGGGTTTGGAAAAACCGGACAAGGGCAGGATTGTGCTCAACGGCCGCGTACTCTACGACAGCGAAGCGGGCATAAACTTAAAACCACAGCAGCGCAGGGTGGGCTATCTCTTCCAGAATTATGCGCTCTTTCCCAACATGACCGTGGCGGAAAATATCGCCTTTGTGGCTGGCGGCAGCCGTGCGGAAAAACAGCGCAGGACGGCAGAGAATCTGGCCCGGTTTAAGCTGGGGGGCCTGGCGGGAGCTTATCCCCATGAGCTTTCCGGGGGCCAGCAGCAGCGGGCAGCCCTGGCCAGAATTCTGGCAGCGGACAATGAACTGCTGCTGCTCGATGAGCCCTTTTCGGCGCTGGATAGCTATCTGAAATGGCAGCTGGAAATGGAACTTACGGCTGTGCTGCAGGACTACCATGGCGCGGCGCTATTGGTGTCCCATGACCGCGGAGAGGTCTACCGCCTGGCTAATAGAATTGCCGTCATCAATCAGGGAAAGATGGAGGCGGTGCATACCAAGCAGGGGCTGTTCCAAAGTCCGGACACTTTAGCGGCAACTCTCCTTACGGGCTGCAAGAATGTATCGGCAGCCCGCAGGCTGGCAGCGGATAGAATTTATGCGGAGGACTGGCAGCTGGAACTGCAGGTGGCAGGTCAGGTGCCGGAAAATCTCCGCTACGCCGCAATCCGGGCCCATTTTATGGAAATTAAGCCGAAGATGCAGGAAAATACCTTTGCGATGGACGTGGTCAATGTGGTCGAAGATGTGTTTTCCTATCTTGTGATGCTGCGGCGTCAGGGAACCGAGGCGCGCCCTTTGCGCTGGGAGCTTTCCAAGGAGGAATGGCGCCGCCTTAAGGAACCGGCGGTACTCTATCTTTATTTCCCGCCGGAGAAGATTATGTTAATGGAGCGATAA
- the modB gene encoding molybdate ABC transporter permease subunit, with protein sequence MEWSPLIITLQTAGAATVATFFLGIGLALLVVRMRRFQGLADAVITLPMVLPPTVVGFFLLLLLGKRSVIGKFLLQFDINLVFTWKAAVIAAIVVSLPLMYRTARGAFEQLDPNIISAARTLGVSDWRIFWHILLPNARGGILAGLVLSFTRALGEFGATIMFAGNIPGVTQTMSTAIYAAVQANDYDLAGQWAVIIVAFSLFFVLLLNWWLARQTKGGALWS encoded by the coding sequence ATGGAATGGTCACCGCTGATTATCACCTTGCAGACGGCAGGGGCGGCAACGGTGGCAACGTTCTTTCTCGGCATTGGCCTGGCCCTGCTGGTGGTGCGTATGCGCCGTTTTCAGGGGCTGGCTGATGCCGTTATTACGTTGCCTATGGTGCTGCCGCCTACCGTGGTGGGCTTTTTCCTGCTGCTGCTGTTAGGCAAGCGCAGTGTCATTGGGAAGTTTTTATTGCAGTTCGATATCAATCTGGTCTTTACCTGGAAGGCGGCGGTTATTGCGGCCATTGTGGTGTCTTTGCCGCTGATGTACCGCACGGCCAGAGGTGCGTTTGAACAGCTCGACCCCAATATCATCAGTGCGGCCCGCACCCTTGGCGTATCTGACTGGCGCATCTTCTGGCATATCCTGCTGCCCAATGCCCGGGGCGGAATTCTGGCCGGGCTGGTACTATCCTTTACCCGCGCCTTAGGGGAATTTGGGGCCACCATTATGTTTGCCGGCAATATTCCCGGCGTAACCCAGACCATGAGCACGGCCATCTATGCTGCTGTGCAGGCCAATGACTACGATTTGGCCGGACAGTGGGCTGTGATTATCGTGGCCTTTTCGCTGTTCTTTGTCCTGCTGCTGAACTGGTGGCTGGCTCGGCAGACGAAGGGAGGGGCCTTATGGAGCTGA
- the modA gene encoding molybdate ABC transporter substrate-binding protein, whose translation MKKVLVWIVAALSLLTVGCGSEQARPEQKDRNVELHVAAAASLTDVMQEIAAAYEKEHPHVKVVFNFGSSGALQQAIQNGGQTDLFFSAAQKQMNALEKDGLLAEGTRRDLLINEVVLIVPAEGGKSLQDFKELTRADIQHIALGEPKGVPVGQYAEEVFTSLGILEAIKGRAVYGSDVRQVLSWVETGDADCGVVYATDAAVSKKVRVAAKAPAGSHKPIVYPAAMLKDSKHPEAAKDFLNFVGNDDNKKLFAKYGFEVK comes from the coding sequence ATGAAAAAAGTTTTGGTCTGGATAGTGGCAGCACTATCCCTGCTAACTGTGGGCTGCGGTAGTGAGCAGGCCCGGCCGGAGCAGAAAGACAGGAATGTGGAATTGCATGTGGCAGCGGCAGCCAGTCTTACCGATGTAATGCAGGAGATAGCGGCTGCTTACGAAAAGGAACATCCCCATGTCAAAGTGGTCTTTAACTTTGGCAGTTCCGGTGCCCTGCAGCAGGCCATCCAGAACGGCGGTCAAACGGATTTATTCTTCTCGGCGGCCCAGAAGCAGATGAATGCCTTGGAAAAGGATGGGCTGCTGGCCGAGGGAACCCGCAGGGATTTGCTCATCAATGAAGTGGTGCTGATTGTGCCTGCAGAGGGCGGCAAGTCCTTGCAGGATTTTAAGGAGCTGACCCGGGCGGATATTCAGCATATTGCCTTAGGAGAACCTAAGGGTGTGCCTGTGGGCCAGTATGCGGAGGAAGTATTTACCTCACTGGGCATACTTGAGGCCATAAAGGGGCGGGCCGTCTATGGTTCCGATGTGCGCCAGGTGCTTTCCTGGGTGGAAACCGGTGATGCGGACTGCGGCGTGGTCTATGCTACGGATGCAGCGGTGTCGAAAAAAGTCAGGGTGGCAGCGAAGGCCCCGGCAGGCAGTCATAAGCCCATTGTTTATCCGGCTGCCATGCTGAAGGACAGCAAGCATCCGGAGGCAGCCAAAGATTTTTTGAACTTTGTGGGCAATGATGATAATAAGAAGTTATTTGCAAAATATGGTTTTGAGGTAAAATAA
- the sigH gene encoding RNA polymerase sporulation sigma factor SigH: protein MEAEQTTEDLFVEEIYSEFAKLTDEDILLAIKDNNDKAALDYLINKYRNFVRAKARSYFLIGADREDIIQEGMIGFYKAIRDFRNDKLSSFRAFAELCVTRQIITAIKTATRQKHIPLNSYISLNKPIYDEDSDRTLLDVLSGVKVTDPEELVISREEFVDIEKKMEEILSDLEWKVLMSYLDGKSYQEIAEDLHRHVKSIDNALQRVKRKLEKYMEKRGDELDVTTIYRGLSSINRRLRGVDEDDYLR, encoded by the coding sequence ATGGAAGCAGAACAAACTACCGAAGATTTATTCGTCGAAGAAATCTACAGTGAATTCGCCAAACTAACGGATGAAGATATTCTGCTCGCAATCAAAGACAACAACGACAAGGCGGCACTCGATTACTTGATTAACAAGTATCGTAATTTCGTGCGCGCTAAGGCTCGTTCGTATTTTTTGATTGGGGCAGACCGTGAGGACATCATTCAGGAGGGCATGATTGGCTTTTACAAAGCGATTCGGGATTTTCGCAATGACAAGCTGTCGTCCTTCCGGGCATTTGCAGAGCTGTGTGTGACCCGGCAGATTATCACTGCCATCAAGACGGCCACCCGGCAGAAGCATATTCCACTGAATTCGTATATCTCTCTCAACAAGCCCATCTATGATGAGGATTCGGACAGAACCCTGCTGGATGTGCTGTCGGGGGTGAAGGTAACAGACCCGGAGGAACTCGTTATCAGCCGGGAAGAATTCGTGGACATTGAAAAGAAGATGGAAGAAATCCTCTCCGATTTGGAGTGGAAGGTGCTTATGAGTTATCTGGATGGCAAGAGCTACCAGGAGATTGCTGAGGACTTGCACCGCCATGTCAAATCCATCGATAACGCTTTGCAGCGTGTGAAGCGCAAGCTGGAGAAGTACATGGAAAAACGGGGCGATGAGCTCGATGTTACCACCATCTACCGTGGATTGAGTTCCATTAACCGCCGCTTGCGGGGCGTGGACGAAGACGATTATCTACGCTGA